DNA from Palaemon carinicauda isolate YSFRI2023 chromosome 26, ASM3689809v2, whole genome shotgun sequence:
ATAAGATTCCCCAGTTGTTCTAACTTCACACAATCCTATTAAATTCCAATTTATTCaattcagctcttctagtaacacagtaaAAAAGCACTTTGAaaagttatacaatcacttgtttcgctggaaattgattttataaaaatatttaattttgacaattaattaagagttaacactttaacactctaatgaataaaccataaagaaatttacatataagTAATTGTTACCCTTGCGTCTTTTGGCTCACACATGGGTACAGAACGATCAAGCAAAATTTTTTATGCACTTCTCTGTTTAACCcaatttcacagggccagttacaaaaatttatattaaaaaatgtacttacattaacacactacacttttaactaatcacacaataatatcaccaacgtttgaacaacactatacacgttaAACGTTGGATAGAAATtacttattcacatttgagaggaaaacactacaCACTTGAAAGGAGAAAGGGCTGGCGAACGTTGGCACTTTCAATGGGATAGACTGAATCTCTTGTGCTTCTTTTGttttgctaggtcctatatatattaacttaatttgtCTAGAACCTTCCAGGACATCGTCTGGAAGCTTGAGGGACAGGGCTATGGTGCCAAAATTGCCAACTTGTCAAGTCAAGGATGGGTACCAACATACGTGGCGAGGCAActttctctctcagctaactccacccaccttccttttgtaacttaaaaaaaagaagataatactAACTTTAGAATTTTCATATCTTTTCTAACCAACTGGAAAGATGAAAattacgtaatccctcgtgctcatacctcgcgTGTGTCATACAGCGTAcctaagtttacataagactttgtaacaaaactacgttaaataaaaagttaattctttaaaataacgttgaTTTATATATACGaagctgaatgaaaatacaattaaatgaatgacgaaagtcttatgtaatttacatacattatttaatcctacttgagtggaactcaccttacgagctggctataaatctcttgaatacacaaataaaatacatgaataaaatattctattttcatgaagagcagcttcgtatatatatatatatatatatatatatatatatatatatatatatatgtatatatatatatatatatatatatgtatatatatatatgtgtgtgtgtgtgtgtgtatatatatatatatatatatatatatatatatatactgtacatatatatatatatatatatatatatatatatactgtacatatatatatacaaatatatatatatatatatatgtatatctatatatagacatatatatgttgtatatatatatatatatatatatatatatatatgtatgtatgtatataaatatatatacatatatatatatgtatatatactctatatatatgtacacataaatatatatatgcacatatatatgtatatatatgcgtatatatatttatatttatatatatatatatatatatatatatatatatatatggttagatagatagatagatagatagatatccatatatatgaataaatatatatatatatatatatatatatatatatatatatatatatatatatgtgtgtgtgtgtgtgtgtgtgtgtgtgtgtgtttgtgtatgtatataaagagagagagagagagagagagagagagagagagagagagagagagagagagagacggggggggggggggcggggtacaAGGGAAACAGCAGACAATTAGATTAGGATATTTTTTGTGGACTATAGTATGAGAGAGACTTGATCAATATTAAGAAATCATTCCCTTGATTAAATCCTCCCATACTTTTAAAATACCTTTTCAATTGGACGCAGGGAAAAACGCTGTATTGTAAGAAGATAATGATATCCTCGAGCAAAATAACCAATCTTTAAACTTagctcatccaaaaaaaaaaaaaaaaaaaaaaaaaacagctttcagCTGATTTCCTATCAACTATATAACCATAAAACCTCTTTTACAGATAAGATAATCAATGTGTAGTATTGTTAGAAAATTGTGTAGTCTTTGTAGAGTgatttttaatttgaatttaatatgAACATTCAAATACTTTTCCGTATCGTATTTTCCTTGAATTGTTGCGAACGTTGATATCTAAAGAATTTTAACCAAAAGTTAATATTTCAGGATTCCTTGTCCTAATTTATGTACACTGCTTTATCACTTCATCTTTTATTTAAGATATAAGAGATAAAGGCAGTAGATGTGATCTGCTAGAGATGGCTGGCATTTCAATTTCACCAAttggaattatgaaaaattatgttaTTTCAGTCTTGCGAGAGAGATGGATTGAGAaagggagagaaagggagagagaaatggATGAGGTGCATCTTTCTTTTCTGctaagaagagaaacagaagagaattAATGTTCTTATTACTAATAATTTCTGAGAACCATGTGATTAGACAGGtctggtaaggagagagagagagagagagagagagagagagagagagagagagagagctgagattgttacagttcttatatatatatatatatatatatatatatatatatatatatatatatatatacacacatatatatgtattatatatataatttatatatatatatgcatatatatatatatataaatatatgtgtgtgtgtatgtctgtgtatgtgtgtttgtgagtgtatatatatatatatatatatatatatatatatatatatatatatatatatatgtatgtatatgtgtgtgtattttatataagtGTCGTGtctgtctatgagagagagagagagagagagagagagagagagagagagagagagagagagagagagagagaatgttagattGCGTGTATGGTTGATTGATTAAACATAGAAAAGTTCATGTTTGAAAGGGCACACACGCTCGCATATTCTTGATGTAAAGCTTCATTTGTACTAGAATACGCGAGTGTGAGAGATAAAAGATAGATACTAAtcgaaagatatatatttttaataaaatactcAGGATCCTTATTTTCAATGTGACAACAACTTAGAATCACCCACTCCACGGCTATTCTTATCACTGGTCCTTCTACGAGCATTAGGAATGAATGAAGGTATCCTCGATCAAACGTAACCCCATTTTCGTTATTACATGTCGTCTCAACTGTCTCCAATATTATGGTCCTTTCTATAATCATGAATTCAGTATCTCGAAACAACTGAATCTTTTCTCATGCTAGATGCACATGCCTTAATGTATCCCAGGTTCACATAACCTGTAGACAGTTTCTGTGCTCTCATATTTAGGATAAAGTTTCTATAGGTGTTTGTCCTTGGCAGCAACCAATGTACCAAATCCTTCTTGTTTTTATAGGTGGTAACCAATTGATTTACCGACGATGGCTAATATAGTCTATTCTTTTATCCACTTATTTCTATTCTTTACTTTAATTGTTAAAAATAAGTGAAGAGTTACACATCGTAGAATACGAGCTTCCTGATATGGGACGAATGAAATTAGTAGCCTAGTTTTTATATTATGATAGGTTCTGAGAAAAAAGGATTTTATGTTACATtagtttcttagaaaaaaaaaactagattagcTTCAAACTTCTATTGCTACCTTGCCTCGTCTCTCCCTCTCCCAGTACTGTGAGAGGAATTTTATTAAATGGTGCGAACTTGGCATAAACAAaattactgaataataataataataataataataataataataataataataataacctgctcCTTAAGCGAGAAAGAGAGACACTAGTGTAATTGAAAATAAATGAGAAGCAAGTAAAAACAGAGTGAAATCAAATAGATAGTTACGCTGTTTAAAATCATTTGCCTAAGTTATCTATTTACGAATAATCTAtaacaaatataaacataaaaaatataaattaaaaataaaccttacagaatttttttttctattcttggaaaaaaattataaacgaatgtaaaaaaaaaaaaaaggcataatgTTGCTTATAAAGAAACTTACCAATTTTAATTCTGTTGGGTTTCACAATAGTTTCTGTAAAGTTACTGcctatgtgtacagtatatgcataaacgCAAATTactctataatgagagagagagagagagagagagagagagagagagagagagagagagagagagataaatatctgaaattatctttaaaaaatatgtaaaacactCAATTAGTAGTTTCCGGGCGAATGGTCATTTACAGATAAAATCAAAGAATattaaagatcatgaaaaatccagTTATTTACTTATAAAGTGTAAGCAGAGCGAAAGCAAATAATTGCCTTCTAATGTACTGGTTGAATAGATAAGCATTTATGGTGAATCCTGACGTCTCAAAGATACGGGAATATAAAGGGAAAAGAGTGGGAGAAAAGAGGAAGATAACTAGCCGTTCAAGCGAAACTCCCTTGGGCTATCCAGCATGAAGAAAATAATATGGGAGTTTAAATGAGGTGGGAGAAGGAACACGGTCGCTATGGCGACGGCTAAGTAGCTTGGAGCGGGAGGCCGGGAGGAGGAGAGCCCGAGTATTGGAGAGAAAACTGGAAAACGCAGAATATAGAAAATGACGTGAAACGATAAAAACTCAAAGAtttgggaaatataaaagaaaggaaGACAAGGAGGAAGATTGTTTTCACTCACGTGAGACCAAATTTTCAGGACAGCATTAACCGAGTTTATGAAAGCAGTTGGATGGTTGTTAAAGCTGTAAAAGAATGAAAGCATATAGCTATTGATTCTTGAAAATGTGTCACTTCATTAATCCTATATTTCTAACATGTTCATTATTAGGTCAGTTAAGCTAACAGATACATTTAAAAATCATAGGCCTCTGCAAAGATAAGTTGTTTAGTTTAATGACTTACAGGCAACGCCAAAGGTTTTCTAATTAGTAAAATCTTCTGGAGAGTGGGTGCATAATGTAAACACTTCGACAAAGTAAGGATTGGTATACCCTAAGGGTCCTTCAAAGGGGCGTGTGTGGGAATAATCgtctttaaaaatataaatttctgtatGTATGATAACAGCCGAAACGTACAAGAACCGAAAGTTAATAGTATGATTCTTTAATGggagctggggcataataacttacgtttCTATAAACTAAAATGCGAACACCGTTTAGGCTACATATGGGAGATTGATTGTGCTTACTGCCCATGTAGTTTGCCTTCCCTTCTGGAAGCTTTCCTATTTTAtttatgacgtaatcattacctgtCATTTTTAACCAATAAAGACCTTCCAAATATATCTGTACAAGTAACCAGAGGTTGTTTTACGAGAGCCTTTTTTTTCACCTCCGGATCAGTTCCAGCATGACTAAAGAAGAAATTTGGTGTAAATTCATCTATTTCAGTCATTTATTATGCTGAAAACAGTGTCTGCTTAGTATATAGTTGTTATTGCTAATATGAATGTAAACCATATCCCCAAAATAATGACTCTCATGATTGGCGTGCACATCTTACCCATCTCCCCTTTGTCAGAACAGAGTAGCAGTGAGATTATTTTAATTTATGAGTCAGGCAAGCCATAGCAGACCAAACAACATCTGAGCGacgtgatataaattataggtaattatgatactttaatagtaacctgctgttacgatgccagataatacttaataatcaatcaatcatttaataGTAACCTACGGGGAAGGAATGCATAGCACaaccatgtactgcttgccagaacagaggagcagtgagattatgtcAATAAGTGAGCGAAGCGAGACCTGGCTAAGCAAAATCCATATGAGGGAAGTCATATTAATTATAGTTAATTATGATGCTTTAATTTCATATCACTTATCATGcatcatatattttttcaactaGTTATCTTGTATTTAGTATGTATATCTGACTATTGTTATTGCTGCAAATGACTCATCTTTGGTGTTTCTCCACTcaaaaccctggtttcccacttttataaagcccccccccccccccttgggaaaAGTCATGAATTGGTGGTTTGCCCTAATATTCATTATCAGGCAAGGATAAAAAACAAGATGGGAAATAGGAAAAATATGTTTCACAAAATTGGctagatattaaagaaatatatacttaCCAAAACTCGGATGTAAACAATGTTGTAGATGGTCATATGGTTCACCAAAGGAACTTCTGTGATGGGAGCAGAGGAAGAACTAAAGCAAACGGCAGCTActaaacaactaactttatttacagaCAACACAGGTATTATCTACATAGGACCTCAAGGGATTTCGTGTTTACAATGAACAATTTTTtccaataaggttgacattggcatgataatagaaaaaatatagcaATGGAATGGTAATAGAGTTAaaattagcttgttacattcaacgACTTCTTATGTGGAGTCCAATAATAGTTGTAGTATTGGAGACAATATTGATAGGGTACCTTCTTCATTTGTATGTGTGTTGCATGTTGCACATCCATTACTGAACATGGCTCCCCCTGAAGCCGACATGCATCTGAAAGATGGTGACCTGTCCTAGAGAGTTGTCTTGCAAgagatacacaggtttaaggcTGTCAGTGGTGATCCAGTCTCCTACCACAAACCTTGAGGAGAAAAGTTTTTAGAGTATTGCAGATGACAAGGAATGAGCTTGTATATGAGGGAATAAACAGTGGATTGCAAGTGTCGGTGTACACAAAGACATGAGTTGCAGTAGATAGATGTTTCAGTAAGTACTGCTTTGATAGGGACTTGTATTTCTGGCggcagggggggggggtaaatttcgCTACAACATGACGTAGGCATGACATAGGCGCTGGATATCCTCGGAGATGGAAGTGGACAGAAAAAAATCCTCAGGATCAACCAGCGGGTCAACATATACTATTTACAGCCGCTGAGACACCCATTTTGTCTTTGGGAGTGATCTTTAGCTCAAAGAGATCCCTGATAATTTTTGGAAACCAactggagtcattgcagtgggacatcaaagctgctttgaagataCGATGGAAACGTTCCACCATTCCGTTGGCTGTAGAGTTGCAAGGAATAGTCTGATGTAGAGTGGTGCCAAAAAGATGGCTTAgtaatgtccataattgagaggtgaaagtagcacccctgtcagaagtaatatcctcTGAAATGCCAAATCTTGCTAGCCATCCGGAAAGTAAGAATGGCATTGGCGTCATTGAGGGCCACGTCTTCCTGACAGAGATATGTGTAGGATATCCTGGGGGTTTGGTACTTAGGGTTCTTTTGTTAGGCCGGTACTGAAATCTTGTAATCCGATCCTAGGTGAATAACGGCCAGCGTGTTTCTGGAATGGGCATTGGCAACATGATTCAATTGTACTCAGAAATGGCAGAATGTCAGTACTTCTGAGCAGACCAGACATtgaactgtcaagtgaaggcatgcacaaggGGCAAGAACCCTATGCAAATGATGAAGGATGTGCCCTCTAAGAAGTACCTGAAGTGTCACACAGCCATATACACCACCTGTAGATCAAGGACAATGGTAGAATAGCTGGATTCCACTTTGGAAAGTTCTCTACTGTAAAAGGTCATTGGGCAGGGCAATACATTGAGCATTTATTCGAGTACCACCCTGacagcaacgtcactggcatcagttAAGAGTAGGAGTGGTACAGTTGGCATGGGAAAGGCGAGATCTATAGCAGTTGATAGCCCTTCCTTTGCATAGAAGAAGGCTCCTTCTTGAAGGGGGACCCACTACAGGTTTATTTGGCTGTGGAACGAAAGTGGtagtgatggctggcaagaactggtTATACTAGTTCACTATAACCAAGAACTCCTGCTGTGCTTTGACAGTCGAGTGGGTGAATGTCTTCTGAAGTGATGCAATGACCCAAGAATGCTAcatcattggcaccaaaggtacactagGAGTACCCAATTACAAGGCCATTCTGCTGCAGGCAGTCAAAGACGATGTGTAGGTGACATGGGCATACGACTTTGAAGGGAGAAAATATCAGTATGCCatttacataacatacacagaaggggaagtgtcctaagatgccatctatgaatGAAAAAATGTAGCCCCTGCATTATGAAGGTCATAGCAGGATTAATGGAAGGTATATGTGCCAAAGAGAGTAATGATGTTGTTCTTGGTAATGTCCTCTTGGTTCTTTAGAAGGTCGAGGGTCGAGATTACAGTACTTTAGTGCCGTGAAGGTAGGTGGTGatattggcgatgtttgggaggggctagtaGTCTGGTTCCATCTGCATGTTGAGATGCCTGTAATTCACATAAGGGCATAGGGATCCATTCTAATTCTAGAATGATGTACTGGGGTAATgatcatgggcttgaggccttttgacattgtcccatttctttcatttcatcgACTGAGCATTTAGCAGCTAACAAATGCCTGAATCTTGCAGACACTGGAgaccctgttgtcttgatatggcgATAGATACCATGCTTGATGGGAACTGTTGGCGACTGGTGTAGTTCTGGCCAAAAGACATCATGATAGTATACGGTGAGGAGATGACCATAGGCGTGCTGGTGTGGCGAGTGACTTTGAAGGGAACAGGTAATAAAGATATGATGAGTAAAAGCTGCAGTGACTAAGTGTTGATTTGCAACGTTGACCAGGAGCTGGAAATGGGCAAGGCAATCCACACCAAGGAGAGGCAGTGTAACATCATGGACAAGGAAATTCCACTGGTACTTGGCATCCCCAAATGACAGTGTCAGCATATCATAACGATGTGTGGGAATAGAAGATCCATTAGGGAACATCAGCAGTCTTAGAATGACAGGGGAACGAGGCAAAAGGGAATGACAGACGCCAGTATCTACCAgaaagcaaatattgcttcctAAATTatgcaaaaagaagagattagtcaatggggaggccactgccatatGCTATGTCCTACTCGCACTTGTTTTGACCATTGACATCTGgtagcacatttcttagcagcaACCATAAATTTGCAGGGGTAGTAGCACAATTGATGGCAAGGAGTGTCATCCAGTGGCTGTTGAGGTTGTTGGTTGGTGCACGGACGTGGGGTAGCATAGGTAGGtgttgggtggctttgtcgctgtcTAGGTTTGTGATGAGGAGGGTATCAATGTTTTATAACATTTACCTCTAATTCATTCGGTGTTGTATGGGTATATAGTTGTTGAGGAAGTTCTTGATGGTGGGGAACTGGCTGTCCATGATCCTTAGTTGGCAAGGTGTCAACATGAGGAAGGGCAGCTCGCATTGGTTCTAGCAGATGTTAAGCCCACAGAGCACGATGTAAGTTCACTGCATGAAGAAAGGTGTCTGTAGCAGGCTGAAGGCCAGCAATACTGATAATTTCTGTGGTGGTTATTTATgccttttgatcccccaacggttgttgagggaGCTGAAAAATCTTAGGCACACaggtggctggcgatggtgagtactgctccaggaggaatTATTTATTGGTATCATACACATGGTGGCATCCCTTTGCTCATAAAGGAAAGGTGTTGTTGGGGTCACAGCAAGGATGTAGTCAGCTTTGGTGTTTGAGCGGGCCAGGGGCTTAATGCGTAGCTGAAACTTGGTGTACTGAAACCAGGCATATGCATCTCTACTGGCGAAGCATGGGAGTCTCACTGTGGCAGCATGGACAGATGAGTTGGGAATGATAGTGGTCATCCTTGGAAGGTACAGCAAGTAAAGTGGTGGGCTCGGTGTTTGGGGAATTCCGTAGGTCACTAATGTGATGGGAGTGGAAGagtagttaaattatttttttttacagacagCACAAGTATTTACTATATAGGCCCCCTAGGGTCTCATAAGGGTAACAAGATGTGTTTACAATCAATGGCTTTTATTGATATGGTtgacatttgcataaaaaaaaatagataacataacaaTGGAATGACAATACAGTTAAAATTATCTTGTTACATTTAACAACTTTTTACATGTAGTCCACTTACAGTACCGAAGAAAATTGTTGATAGGGCAtccttcttcttttatatatatatatatatatatatatatatatatatatatatatatatatatatatatatatatatgtgtgtgtgtgtgtgtgtgtgtgtgttgcttgcTACTCATGCATTACACTACCAAGTGTTCTTGGGATAACTCGATGTGGATGCTGATATTCAGAGCAGAGAGATATCGAAGGTGCTGTGCACCAAGAGCGAACATCAGAAATATGAGAAAAGGACGATGAAGAGAGAGATATACCAtttcaaataaaaagtaaatgttaACAAGGGGAAAGGAGAGGTAAATAAGACGGAACAGAAGCTGGTCAATAGTCAGACAATCATCAGCACTTACATAGATATgtatctgcatacatatatatatatatatatatatatatatatatatatatatatatatatatatatatatagaaggtccttcacttacaaacattcgatttacaaacattcgtatatacaaaattaaatcaaACTGAGAATAACagtgatgaaataaataaatactgtgataaaacaatattatatcattcaatATAGTAAGCAAAATGTCATTTGTAATAACTCGAtatgtatttcatatgaaacctgactactTGTTTACTCTTGTTGCAGGTTAAGCCTACCCTttgcaaaaatttaacaaaactcgAATTACTAACAGTTTCTTTGAATCAAGTAAGtccgtaagttgaggaccttctgtatatatatatatatatatatatatatatatatatatatatatatatatatatatatatatgtgtgtgtgtgtgtgtgtatatccacatctcctacgcatattgacgccaagggcctcagttagatttagccagtcgtctctatcttgagcttttaattcaatacttctccattcatcatctcctacttcgcacttcatagtcctcagccatgtaggcctggatcttccaactcttctagtgccttatggggcccagctgaacgtttggtgaattaatctctattgggaagtgcgaagagcatgcccaaaccatctccatctacccctcatcatgatcacattcacatatggtactcaagtaatctctcttatactttcatttctaatcctgtcctgccaattaactcccaatatccttcagagggctttgttctaaaatctacgaaacctattggagattgtttcattatcatgccctgactcatgtccatagaataacaccgacctcactaaactgacatatagtctgatttttatatgtaattttaggcgatttgatctccaaatttcacttaacctagccattgtctgattttttttttttaatctttcgccAAACTCTAATTTTagagaccctttattggagattatagttcctaaatacttagatgattcttccacgttaatcctttctcctttcaatgatatttcatcttccattgcatactccgttctcatcatctctgcctttcttctatttatcttcagcctaacctcgtgtggtatttcatgaattctggtaagcaagcattgcaaatccggtggtgttctgctaataaggacagcgtaattagcatactctaggtctactaaagtcctatcaccaatccagatcaatccttctccaccatctctgactgttctatgcattacaaaatccatgaggaggataaacaacataggtaataacacattcccttggagtactccactgttcactggaaattcaattaccattaactttgcacttgctatgctcatcaacagacttaatcaaatttacatatttttggaggaattccataataacgcatgactccccacaaaattggccggtgcacactatcaaatactttttcatagtccacaaataccatcaattTGGGATTTAAATTtgttacacattgctgtacaacatgtctcgaaatgaaaatttggtcagtgcaatttctaccgtttctaaattctgcttgttcatctctcagtttttcatcaatcttactctccagtctctttagaataagcaaactatatattttcataacaaatgacgaAAGTATTATAccatgtaattattacaatcagtcaagtctccattttcttgctattttcaccaacactcctaaatccTATTCATCcaattttgcctcttcatgccacattctacaaaataatcttgtaagtagtctgggagtcacttcattttcggccagtatcatctcggcagttattccatcagatccaggtgctttccatctctttagttttttaggatagcttcgtcttcaaacacactgaattcattcatgggcacatcaaggtcttcatcagcttcgggtatatcaatcgaattattcccttcatatttcctatttataa
Protein-coding regions in this window:
- the LOC137619881 gene encoding uncharacterized protein — protein: MAVASPLTNLFFLHNLGSNICFLVDTGVCHSLLPRSPVILRLLMFPNGSSIPTHRYDMLTLSFGDAKYQWNFLVHDVTLPLLGVDCLAHFQLLVNVANQHLVTAAFTHHIFITCSLQSHSPHQHAYGHLLTVYYHDVFWPELHQSPTVPIKHGIYRHIKTTGSPVSARFRHLLAAKCSVDEMKEMGQCQKASSP